Proteins from a single region of Thunnus albacares chromosome 16, fThuAlb1.1, whole genome shotgun sequence:
- the LOC122965762 gene encoding potassium channel subfamily K member 10-like isoform X1 encodes MKFPTENPRKPGNVNPPPVAVQTNLVPPKKVQSGMLQSSLVQASVATMQNPMGCSLPRLSVSTRPASMVASMEAVADGSAPFTMMKLKTVLAVFVVVVAYLVAGGLVFQALEQPFENNQKITITAEKAAFLQKHPCVSPDELEAIIKVRPAAGRYFSFTSALDVVPSGASGLLKPELHIDLTPFKLLTYSRLHQPPWNWI; translated from the coding sequence tGGCAGTCCAGACCAACCTGGTCCCCCCCAAGAAGGTGCAGTCAGGCATGCTTCAGTCCAGCCTGGTGCAGGCCAGTGTGGCCACCATGCAGAACCCTATGGGCTGCTCTCTGCCGCGCCTCTCTGTCTCCACCCGCCCTGCCAGCATGGTGGCCAGCATGGAGGCAGTGGCCGACGGCTCAGCCCCCTTCACCATGATGAAGTTGAAGACTGTGCTGGCGGTGTTTGTAGTGGTTGTGGCCTATCTGGTAGCGGGGGGCCTGGTGTTCCAAGCATTGGAGCAGCCCTTCGAAAACAACCAGAAGATCACCATCACCGCAGAGAAGGCAGCCTTCCTGCAGAAACACCCCTGTGTGTCCCCAGACGAGCTAGAGGCTATCATCAAGGTAAGACCAGCCGCTGGTCGATACTTCAGCTTTACCTCAGCCCTGGATGTGGTCCCCAGTGGGGCCTCAGGTCTACTGAAACCTGAGCTTCATATTGATCTGACGCCATTCAAGCTCCTCACATACTCCAGACTCCACCAGCCACCCTGGAATTGGATATAA